A single genomic interval of Gossypium raimondii isolate GPD5lz chromosome 11, ASM2569854v1, whole genome shotgun sequence harbors:
- the LOC105804656 gene encoding probable WRKY transcription factor 74, translated as MFLSMEKVEEANKAAIESSNRVLSLLSLPKDQLQYSNLMMKTSEAVFKFKKVVSLLNNDLTHSRVRKSKMFRSISPQKIFLESPNCRTILSPKPLQVYPSNLFQKPPLEVKPSQNFSFGHHQQQQQQMQQRLQFQQQQQQMKYHADMVFGKSNSGINLKFDGSSCTPTMSSAGSFVSSLSLDGSVANLDGNSFHLIGMPHLFGHISQHSRKRCSGKGQDGSMKCGTSGKCHCPKRRKLRIKRSIKVPAISNKVADIPPDEYSWRKYGQKPIKGSPHPRGYYKCSSVRGCPARKHVERSLEDPSMLIVTYEGEHNHSRLLSTHPAHT; from the exons atgtttttaagtatggagaaggttgaagaagCAAACAAGGCAGCTATTGAGAGTAGTAATAGAGTTCTTAGTCTCTTGTCTTTACCAAAGGATCAACTTCAGTACAGCAACTTAATGATGAAAACTAGTGAAGCTGTGTTTAAGTTCAAAAAAGTTGTGTCTCTTCTCAACAATGATTTGACTCATTCAAGGGTAAGAAAATCCAAGATGTTTAGATCAATTTCGCCTCAAAAAATTTTCCTAGAAAGTCCCAATTGTAGAACAATTTTATCACCAAAACCTCTTCAAGTATACCCTTCTAACCTGTTCCAAAAACCACCCCTTGAAGTTAAACCATCACAAAATTTCAGCTTTGGTCATCatcagcagcagcagcaacagATGCAGCAAAGGCTGCaatttcaacaacaacaacaacaaatgaaatatCATGCAGATATGGTGTTTGGTAAGAGTAACAGTGGTATAAACCTTAAATTTGATGGATCTAGTTGCACACCAACCATGTCATCAGCTGGATCATTTGTGTCATCTTTGAGCCTGGATGGTAGTGTTGCAAACTTGGATGGGAATTCCTTCCATTTAATTGGCATGCCACACCTTTTTGGTCATATCTCTCAACATTCAAGAAAGAGGTGTTCAGGTAAAGGACAAGATGGTAGTATGAAATGCGGTACCTCTGGTAAATGCCATTGTCCAAAGAGGAG GAAACTCAGGATCAAAAGGTCTATTAAAGTGCCTGCTATTAGTAACAAAGTTGCTGATATTCCCCCTGATGAATATTCATGGAGGAAATACGGCCAAAAGCCAATTAAAGGTTCTCCACACCCTAG GGGATACTATAAGTGTAGCAGTGTGAGAGGGTGCCCAGCAAGGAAGCATGTTGAGAGAAGTTTGGAAGACCCTTCGATGTTGATCGTCACGTACGAAGGCGAGCATAACCATTCAAGGTTACTCTCAACACACCCTGCGCATACATGA